Genomic segment of Paracoccus jeotgali:
GCTTTCAAATGCGTTTGGTCCTGAAATGGCTGCCGAAGGCAGAGAGCACCGAATTTCATTTTCGGAGCTGCGCGGTAACCATACTTCCAATGATCGTGTGACGGAGTCGATCCTTAGTCTGATGCAGACAGTGGTTCGGGTTCGAATGTCGGATGGCTCCACTCGCAACGTGCACCTTTTAGGTCCAACCGATGTCGAGAAGTTTGGGCCCGGCATTGCTACTATGCTTACATATGAGCTGCACCCCAAACTGCTGCCCATCCTGCGTGACAGCCAGATCTTCGCCCGTCTAGAAATGCAGATTTTGCATGGCTTCAGCACTAAATATGGCATGGCTCTTTATGAGATAATTGCCAAGCGGATCGGCTTGAAGCACATTTTCTACAACGATTTTGAGACTGAGGAGCTGCGAGATTATCTAGGGGTTCCTGAGGGTAAACTTGGCCCCTTTGCCGCTTTGCGACGCAAGGCTATCGAACCGGCCGTCGCTGAAGTGAATGCCCTAGCCCCCTTCTCATGCCGCGTGGACGTTGTTGAGACGAAGGGCAGGAAGATCACCAAGTTGAGACTT
This window contains:
- a CDS encoding replication initiation protein produces the protein MQDAPRPKSHDSTRGTLHAFQRRGEVIKPAELIEVRGGEKITLAARRIYNQLLSNAFGPEMAAEGREHRISFSELRGNHTSNDRVTESILSLMQTVVRVRMSDGSTRNVHLLGPTDVEKFGPGIATMLTYELHPKLLPILRDSQIFARLEMQILHGFSTKYGMALYEIIAKRIGLKHIFYNDFETEELRDYLGVPEGKLGPFAALRRKAIEPAVAEVNALAPFSCRVDVVETKGRKITKLRLSWWMKTIEERKLQWEAQQDKQRDLFEPEPPCLGIFDPS